The following are encoded in a window of Polynucleobacter sp. AP-Kolm-20A-A1 genomic DNA:
- the msrQ gene encoding protein-methionine-sulfoxide reductase heme-binding subunit MsrQ, which translates to MKLFKSFIFIAGLVPLARLFWLGTNDGLGANPIEFITRSTGTWALVFLCITLAMTPLRIFSGSTSWIKVRRMLGLFSFFYACIHFSIWFWLDQNLDIGAMWADVIKRPFITMGFLSFVLLIPLALTSNQWAVRLLGRRWALLHKLIYLIACTAIAHYWWHKAGKNDEGVVMIYGAVILVLLLCRLPMIKAFLQNRIKPKS; encoded by the coding sequence ATGAAATTGTTTAAGAGCTTTATCTTCATTGCCGGACTTGTACCATTGGCGCGCCTATTTTGGCTGGGCACGAATGACGGGCTTGGTGCAAATCCAATTGAATTCATTACGCGCTCCACTGGCACATGGGCCTTAGTTTTTTTGTGCATCACCTTGGCAATGACGCCACTGCGAATTTTCAGTGGATCGACATCTTGGATTAAGGTGCGACGTATGTTGGGTCTATTTAGCTTCTTCTATGCCTGCATTCATTTTTCAATCTGGTTTTGGCTTGATCAAAATCTAGATATTGGCGCGATGTGGGCGGATGTAATTAAGCGTCCCTTTATTACTATGGGTTTTCTGTCATTTGTTTTGCTCATTCCACTGGCTCTCACCTCCAATCAGTGGGCGGTTCGTCTATTGGGGAGGCGCTGGGCTTTATTACATAAACTCATTTATCTCATTGCTTGTACTGCCATTGCTCACTACTGGTGGCATAAGGCCGGCAAGAATGATGAGGGTGTTGTGATGATTTATGGGGCGGTAATTTTGGTGTTGTTGCTTTGTCGTTTGCCAATGATCAAAGCGTTTCTACAAAACAGAATAAAACCGAAGTCGTAA
- a CDS encoding transporter produces MKFLRSLAFALMALPFTALAIDLQPNDIVAPIPGKNHAMISYLNTDNSTFYRNGSAVSTGPYKSPDISTQSAILRLLTSYSVSDLPAVSYLQLPYGTIKPAGSLAAYPTDTGVGDLTFATAIWPYSDRVNRRYLGIAGYLTAPTGSYNSQQPFNTGENRYKSDIQMGYQQPIIGDLDGMIAVDTMWFGGNSQCAAACLSTANTSLTQKSLTTTQLGPIYKISQTYTVGASYFYVAGGATTIGNTYQNNVVNTQRFLLSALAYYPFGRISLQYGRDMEIKNGFVETRRFIMRYTTEF; encoded by the coding sequence ATGAAATTTTTACGATCACTTGCTTTTGCCCTGATGGCCCTGCCATTTACTGCACTGGCCATTGATTTGCAGCCGAACGATATCGTTGCTCCTATACCAGGAAAAAATCATGCAATGATCAGTTATCTCAATACAGATAACAGTACGTTCTATAGAAATGGTTCAGCAGTCTCAACAGGCCCATACAAGAGTCCGGATATCAGCACTCAGAGCGCGATCCTACGCTTACTTACATCATATTCAGTAAGTGACCTACCAGCAGTATCCTATTTGCAATTACCTTATGGAACGATTAAACCAGCAGGCTCTCTTGCAGCATATCCAACGGATACCGGGGTTGGTGATTTAACCTTTGCTACAGCTATCTGGCCATACTCCGATCGAGTCAATCGCAGATATTTAGGTATTGCCGGATACCTTACCGCACCAACCGGAAGCTATAACAGCCAGCAACCTTTTAACACCGGAGAAAATCGCTATAAATCAGATATTCAGATGGGCTATCAACAACCCATTATTGGAGATTTAGATGGCATGATTGCGGTCGATACGATGTGGTTTGGCGGCAATAGTCAGTGCGCTGCAGCCTGCTTATCGACAGCCAACACTTCTCTTACGCAAAAGTCGCTGACGACTACGCAACTTGGTCCCATCTACAAGATCAGTCAGACATACACCGTTGGTGCCTCGTATTTCTATGTAGCTGGTGGCGCTACAACGATTGGCAATACCTATCAAAATAATGTAGTCAATACTCAAAGATTTTTATTGAGCGCGTTGGCTTACTATCCCTTTGGCCGCATCAGCCTTCAATACGGCCGCGATATGGAAATCAAAAATGGTTTTGTAGAAACACGTCGCTTCATCATGCGCTACACCACAGAGTTTTAA
- a CDS encoding SOS response-associated peptidase — MCVQYLTTANIDWVKNHFDLDLPVAASHDVFPTYPGSIILKSHNTGRTAIGLARFGLIPSWAKDEEFGRKTYNARAETVSEKPSYRNAWSKRHYALTLADTFYEPNYETGKAVRTGIKQSNNDPMAIASIWDTWTEPETGELIASFSMLTIDASEHPIMRRFHKPEDEKRTIVPLKPELFHDWLNATPETAQSLLQLHSIPDLEIA, encoded by the coding sequence ATGTGTGTTCAATACCTCACCACGGCCAACATTGATTGGGTCAAAAATCATTTTGACCTAGATTTGCCTGTTGCCGCATCCCATGATGTGTTTCCAACCTATCCCGGCTCCATCATACTTAAGAGCCACAATACCGGCCGTACCGCGATTGGTCTGGCTCGTTTTGGGCTAATTCCATCTTGGGCAAAAGATGAAGAGTTTGGTCGAAAGACCTATAACGCCAGAGCAGAAACGGTTAGCGAAAAACCTTCTTATAGAAATGCATGGTCAAAGCGTCATTACGCCCTCACTCTGGCTGATACGTTTTATGAGCCCAACTACGAAACCGGTAAAGCAGTGCGAACAGGAATCAAACAATCCAATAATGATCCCATGGCGATAGCATCCATATGGGATACCTGGACAGAACCGGAAACAGGTGAGCTGATTGCGTCGTTTTCAATGTTAACGATTGACGCCAGCGAGCATCCCATCATGAGACGCTTTCATAAACCAGAAGATGAAAAACGCACCATAGTGCCACTGAAGCCTGAGTTATTTCATGACTGGCTAAATGCAACACCAGAAACTGCTCAATCCTTGCTACAACTCCATTCGATTCCGGATCTCGAAATTGCTTAA
- a CDS encoding peptidyl-prolyl cis-trans isomerase, with amino-acid sequence MKPLISCLKPKMISMLAGAILSGIFAAPLYAQQSGLPINAAASVNGAIITNDMVEQGIKMALSQGQKDSPELRKAVVQKFIEVLLLSQQAEKDGLANSEKANSQLTLIRQNYLADLELSSYMAKNPISDADVQAEYNKEIASLGPQGMIVEYKISDIAVASEADAQAALNRIKKGEAFDKVARSVSLAPNKAQGGAVGWVQPGQVGPQIGAVLINLAKGQVSQAPIQVQQGWYLIKLEDKKSSKPPSFEQAKPAIRAGMTQRKQLEFLSQIAKDSKIIVQ; translated from the coding sequence ATGAAACCCTTGATTTCCTGCCTTAAGCCCAAAATGATCAGCATGCTTGCTGGAGCAATTTTGTCAGGCATATTTGCCGCCCCCCTCTATGCACAGCAAAGTGGTTTGCCGATTAATGCGGCCGCTTCCGTAAATGGAGCCATCATTACCAATGACATGGTGGAACAGGGAATTAAGATGGCGCTATCTCAGGGTCAGAAAGATTCTCCTGAATTGCGCAAAGCGGTAGTTCAGAAATTTATCGAAGTGCTGCTCTTGTCCCAGCAGGCTGAAAAGGATGGATTAGCTAATTCTGAAAAAGCAAACAGTCAATTGACGCTCATTCGCCAAAATTATTTGGCTGACCTTGAGCTCTCTTCATATATGGCAAAGAATCCAATCTCTGATGCCGATGTTCAGGCTGAATACAACAAAGAGATTGCCTCTCTTGGTCCACAAGGCATGATTGTTGAATACAAGATCAGCGATATTGCTGTGGCAAGCGAAGCAGATGCCCAGGCTGCTTTAAACAGAATTAAAAAAGGCGAGGCGTTTGATAAGGTGGCCAGAAGCGTTTCTTTGGCTCCCAATAAGGCGCAAGGTGGTGCAGTTGGTTGGGTTCAGCCTGGACAAGTTGGCCCGCAGATTGGTGCGGTATTGATTAATCTAGCTAAAGGTCAGGTATCGCAAGCCCCCATTCAGGTTCAGCAGGGTTGGTATTTAATTAAATTGGAAGATAAAAAATCGAGCAAGCCGCCAAGCTTTGAGCAGGCTAAGCCAGCGATTCGTGCTGGAATGACGCAAAGAAAACAGCTTGAGTTTTTATCGCAAATTGCAAAAGATTCTAAGATTATTGTGCAGTAA
- a CDS encoding dihydrofolate reductase, whose translation MTQPAISMIVARSRNHVIGRDNQMPWKISADLQFFKRVTIGHPVIMGRKTWESIGRPLPGRRNIVVTRNKDLELTGAEVVHSLDEALNSLNEFPRVFVIGGEQLFKQAFDKADRLYITEIDMDVDGGDTFFEVPNESDWNAVERTPGSEGEITFNFVTLERK comes from the coding sequence ATGACTCAGCCTGCCATCTCCATGATCGTTGCGCGTTCGCGCAATCACGTAATCGGTCGTGATAACCAGATGCCCTGGAAAATCTCGGCAGATTTGCAATTCTTTAAGCGCGTCACCATCGGCCACCCTGTCATCATGGGTCGCAAGACCTGGGAATCTATTGGGCGCCCTTTGCCGGGTCGTCGCAACATCGTAGTTACTCGCAATAAAGATCTTGAACTTACAGGCGCCGAAGTCGTGCACTCTCTGGATGAGGCTCTCAACTCTCTTAATGAATTTCCGCGTGTATTTGTAATTGGCGGAGAGCAGCTCTTTAAACAAGCCTTTGATAAAGCTGATCGCCTCTACATCACTGAAATTGATATGGATGTTGATGGTGGCGATACTTTTTTTGAAGTTCCGAATGAATCAGACTGGAACGCGGTTGAACGCACCCCAGGATCAGAAGGCGAGATTACTTTCAACTTTGTAACGCTAGAGCGAAAATAA
- a CDS encoding thymidylate synthase, which yields MRQYHDLMKEVLAKGVNKSDRTGTGTVSVFGHQMRFNLADGFPMVTTKKLHLKSIIYELLWFLKGSTDNNWLKDRGVSIWNEWAAPDGDLGPIYGYQWRSWPAPNGKHIDQISEVVETIKKNPDSRRIIVSAWNVADIPRMALAPCHAFFQFYVADGKLSCQLYQRSADIFLGVPFNIASYALLTHMMAQQCNLEVGDFIWTGGDCHLYSNHLEQVDLQLSRDFFPLPKLKILRKPDSIFDYEFEDFEIVGYESHPHIKAPVAI from the coding sequence ATGCGCCAATATCACGATCTCATGAAAGAAGTCCTAGCTAAGGGCGTCAATAAATCCGATAGGACTGGTACTGGCACTGTCTCAGTGTTTGGCCATCAAATGCGCTTTAACTTGGCAGATGGTTTCCCGATGGTGACGACCAAGAAGCTACACCTTAAATCGATCATTTACGAATTACTCTGGTTTCTCAAAGGTAGCACTGATAACAACTGGCTTAAAGATCGCGGCGTTTCTATTTGGAACGAATGGGCTGCCCCAGACGGCGATCTAGGCCCCATCTATGGCTATCAATGGCGCTCTTGGCCAGCCCCAAACGGGAAGCATATCGACCAAATCTCCGAAGTCGTTGAGACCATCAAGAAAAATCCAGACTCACGTCGCATTATTGTTTCCGCCTGGAACGTTGCTGATATTCCTCGCATGGCTTTGGCTCCATGTCATGCCTTCTTTCAGTTTTATGTAGCTGATGGCAAATTGTCATGCCAGCTCTATCAGCGTAGTGCTGATATTTTCTTGGGCGTTCCTTTTAATATCGCTAGCTATGCATTGCTTACCCATATGATGGCGCAACAGTGCAACTTAGAGGTGGGTGATTTTATTTGGACTGGTGGTGATTGCCACTTGTATAGCAACCATCTCGAACAAGTCGACCTCCAGCTTTCCAGAGACTTCTTCCCGCTACCTAAGTTGAAGATCTTGCGCAAGCCTGACTCGATCTTTGACTATGAGTTCGAAGATTTTGAGATTGTTGGCTATGAATCTCACCCACATATCAAGGCTCCTGTAGCCATTTAA
- the fdxA gene encoding ferredoxin FdxA: MTYVVTESCIRCKYTDCVDVCPVDCFREGPNFLVIDPDECIDCAVCVPECPVNAIYAEDDVPGDQQAFIKLNADLSPSWKSITKSKAALPEAEEWKDVKNKLDQLVK; encoded by the coding sequence ATGACTTACGTTGTTACCGAATCCTGCATCCGCTGCAAATACACTGACTGCGTTGACGTTTGCCCAGTTGACTGCTTCCGCGAAGGCCCTAACTTTCTCGTCATCGATCCAGATGAATGTATTGATTGTGCAGTTTGCGTTCCAGAGTGCCCGGTAAATGCAATTTATGCAGAAGATGATGTTCCTGGTGATCAACAGGCGTTTATCAAACTCAATGCCGATCTATCGCCTTCCTGGAAATCCATCACCAAATCTAAAGCTGCTCTACCAGAAGCTGAAGAATGGAAAGATGTTAAAAATAAACTGGATCAGTTAGTAAAGTAA
- a CDS encoding D-glycerate dehydrogenase — protein sequence MNTQVTPQSGGQKPKILVARAIFPEALAKLEESFDVRSNQEDRIFTPEELQKELSGVVGALVAGSERIDATALANAKDLKVVANISVGYNNFDVPAITAAGVMATNTPDVLTDTTADFGFALLMATARRITESEHWVRAGKWDKWSIVNNPLGMDLHHSTVGIIGMGRIGQGIAKRALGFGMNVIYHNRSHLSDADEKACGANYVSKEELLRTADHVVLVLPYTAQSHHTIGAAEIALMKPTATLINIARGGIVDDAALAQALKEKKIFAAGLDVFEGEPSVHPELLKLSNVVLAPHIASATEKTRRAMVDLAIENLRTALDGKKPPSLINAEVLKT from the coding sequence ATGAATACACAAGTTACCCCGCAATCTGGCGGCCAAAAGCCCAAAATTCTTGTGGCTAGGGCTATTTTTCCAGAAGCTTTGGCTAAATTAGAAGAGTCCTTTGATGTTCGGTCCAACCAAGAGGATCGGATTTTTACTCCTGAAGAACTCCAAAAAGAGTTATCTGGAGTCGTCGGTGCATTAGTTGCCGGCAGTGAAAGAATTGATGCTACCGCTTTGGCCAATGCAAAAGATTTAAAGGTGGTGGCCAATATCTCTGTGGGCTATAACAATTTTGATGTGCCTGCCATTACCGCAGCTGGTGTGATGGCAACCAATACGCCAGACGTATTGACTGACACAACTGCTGACTTTGGTTTTGCACTATTAATGGCTACTGCACGTCGCATTACAGAATCCGAGCACTGGGTAAGAGCGGGCAAGTGGGATAAGTGGTCGATTGTGAACAACCCATTGGGTATGGATTTGCATCACAGCACTGTTGGCATCATTGGTATGGGACGTATTGGTCAGGGTATTGCTAAACGCGCATTAGGTTTTGGCATGAATGTGATTTATCACAACCGTAGCCATCTATCGGATGCTGATGAAAAAGCTTGCGGCGCAAACTATGTTTCCAAGGAGGAGCTGCTGCGAACTGCTGATCACGTCGTTTTAGTTCTGCCTTACACAGCACAGAGCCATCACACCATTGGTGCAGCAGAAATTGCACTCATGAAACCTACTGCAACCCTGATAAACATTGCCCGCGGAGGAATTGTGGATGACGCAGCTCTAGCGCAAGCGCTGAAAGAAAAGAAGATTTTTGCTGCCGGTTTAGACGTATTTGAGGGTGAGCCTTCGGTTCATCCGGAATTGCTCAAATTGAGTAATGTTGTGCTGGCCCCCCATATTGCTAGCGCAACAGAAAAGACGCGTAGAGCGATGGTGGATTTGGCTATAGAAAACTTACGCACTGCATTGGATGGTAAAAAGCCGCCAAGCTTAATTAATGCTGAAGTACTGAAGACTTAA
- the glp gene encoding gephyrin-like molybdotransferase Glp, producing the protein MSLSPNDPILLTSSLHVDEARKAIAKLVDELIKTSISIGGITEIETVSLDQAINRILATDLLSPIDVPAADNSAMDGFAFNGKCLDTKEPEVSLKLVGTALAGKPYEGSIGPGECLKIMTGALMPTGCDTVIPQELVGAQDQHNITFQQNQLKPGNNRRLRGEDLQKGKSAIAAGRLLRPSDIGLAASLGIATLPVRHKLKVAILSSGDELCALGQPLVSGSIYDSNRYSLTGLLNRLNMEIVDCGIVRDDPSSLKAAFIDAATKADVLISSGGVSVGEADFTKQIMQELGDVGFWKIAMRPGRPMAFGTLKAVPGKSCSTLFFGLPGNPVAVMVTFYQFVRAALLQLNGAAQTEPPLMQAISVEPIRKKAGRTEFQRAILGRNAEGRPTVKITGSQGAGILRSMSEANCFVILGHDQENIAAGDWVDIALFDGLL; encoded by the coding sequence ATGAGTCTTTCACCAAACGATCCCATTCTCCTAACTTCATCACTTCACGTTGATGAAGCGCGCAAAGCGATTGCCAAACTCGTCGATGAGCTCATCAAAACATCAATTTCAATTGGCGGCATCACTGAGATTGAAACAGTCTCTTTAGATCAAGCAATCAATCGCATTCTGGCTACAGACCTACTTTCGCCGATAGACGTTCCTGCAGCAGATAACTCTGCCATGGACGGCTTTGCTTTTAACGGTAAATGCCTTGACACCAAAGAGCCTGAAGTTTCACTTAAGCTAGTTGGCACTGCTCTGGCTGGCAAACCCTATGAAGGCAGCATCGGCCCTGGTGAATGCCTCAAAATCATGACTGGCGCCCTCATGCCAACTGGTTGCGATACCGTCATTCCGCAAGAGCTCGTTGGTGCACAAGATCAGCACAACATTACATTTCAGCAAAACCAATTAAAGCCGGGCAATAACCGTCGCTTGCGCGGCGAAGATCTACAAAAGGGAAAGTCCGCGATTGCTGCGGGTCGTTTATTGCGTCCCTCTGATATTGGTTTAGCGGCATCACTCGGAATTGCAACACTTCCAGTAAGGCACAAACTCAAGGTTGCCATCCTGTCATCAGGAGATGAACTTTGCGCCCTCGGTCAACCTTTGGTATCTGGCAGCATTTATGACAGCAATCGCTATAGCCTCACCGGACTGCTCAACCGTCTCAATATGGAGATTGTGGATTGCGGCATCGTGCGTGATGACCCTTCCTCGCTGAAAGCAGCATTTATTGATGCCGCAACTAAAGCAGATGTATTGATTTCTTCTGGCGGCGTATCTGTTGGGGAGGCTGACTTCACCAAGCAAATCATGCAAGAACTTGGAGACGTAGGCTTCTGGAAAATTGCGATGCGTCCAGGACGGCCTATGGCCTTTGGAACACTCAAAGCAGTACCAGGAAAATCTTGTTCAACCTTATTCTTTGGCTTACCAGGTAACCCGGTTGCCGTAATGGTCACCTTCTATCAATTTGTGCGCGCCGCCCTTTTGCAACTCAACGGGGCTGCCCAAACAGAGCCTCCTCTGATGCAGGCCATCTCGGTAGAGCCTATTCGGAAAAAAGCGGGGCGTACCGAGTTTCAGCGCGCCATCTTGGGGCGCAACGCGGAAGGTAGGCCAACAGTCAAAATTACTGGCAGCCAGGGAGCTGGCATTTTGCGCTCGATGAGTGAGGCGAACTGCTTTGTCATTCTTGGCCATGACCAAGAAAATATTGCCGCTGGAGACTGGGTAGATATAGCGCTTTTTGATGGACTGCTTTAA
- the mobA gene encoding molybdenum cofactor guanylyltransferase MobA, producing the protein MIQAEHITGLILAGGRAQRMGGIDKGLIPFLQKPLIESTITRLKPQVGPILINANRNITKYAAYGYAVIMDETPDFSGPLAGFSVGLKACKTRYLLTTPCDSPLLPKDLATKLAQEMERGDFQIVYASTKESDGKVWAQPVFCLMRADVLPSLETFLAKGDLKIDRWFKELRNSTVIFEDANAFANVNTPEELKHLEETFV; encoded by the coding sequence ATGATTCAGGCTGAGCACATAACCGGTCTTATCTTGGCAGGTGGCCGCGCCCAAAGAATGGGTGGTATTGATAAGGGCTTAATCCCTTTCCTGCAAAAGCCTTTGATCGAATCTACGATTACTCGCCTCAAACCTCAGGTTGGCCCAATTCTCATAAATGCCAATCGCAATATCACTAAGTACGCAGCCTATGGCTACGCTGTGATCATGGATGAGACTCCTGACTTTTCAGGACCATTAGCCGGCTTCTCGGTAGGTCTCAAAGCTTGCAAAACCCGCTATCTCCTTACAACGCCTTGTGATTCGCCACTACTCCCTAAAGATCTGGCGACCAAGCTAGCCCAGGAAATGGAGCGAGGCGACTTTCAAATTGTTTACGCATCTACCAAAGAATCGGATGGCAAGGTATGGGCGCAGCCTGTGTTTTGCTTGATGCGCGCCGATGTATTACCCTCGCTGGAAACCTTCCTTGCAAAAGGAGATCTTAAAATTGATCGTTGGTTTAAAGAGTTGCGCAACAGCACAGTGATATTTGAAGATGCCAACGCTTTTGCAAACGTCAACACGCCAGAAGAGTTAAAGCATTTGGAAGAAACCTTCGTATGA
- the moaA gene encoding GTP 3',8-cyclase MoaA has product MVEKAIPKVIPIRIDEGKGLVPSIGTQLIEPHGRTTDTRGRVLRDLRISVTDRCNFRCTYCMPKEVFDQNYPYLSQKELLSFEEITRLTSIFATLGVEKIRLTGGEPLLRKNLEILIEMLAKVRSLESKPLDLTLTTNGSILRKKAAALKAAGLQRLTVSLDGLNDDIFKKMNDVDFPVSDVLDGIKAAQEVGFKNIKVNMVVKKGTNDHEIVAMAKHFKGSGVILRFIEFMDVGSSNGWNMEQVLPSKEVIARIHERFPLEPIEANYTGEVAQRWRYVDGSGEVGVISSVTQTFCHECTRARISTDGQMYLCLFANEGFDFKTLLRSGKSDLEIANAIMSTWAQRNDHYSEIRGSQTANSSTGNRKVEMSYIGG; this is encoded by the coding sequence ATGGTTGAAAAGGCAATCCCAAAAGTAATCCCCATTCGCATTGATGAAGGCAAAGGGCTTGTGCCGTCTATTGGCACTCAGCTTATCGAGCCTCATGGCCGGACAACAGACACTCGCGGCAGGGTTTTACGTGACTTACGCATCTCCGTAACGGACCGCTGCAATTTCCGCTGTACCTATTGCATGCCTAAAGAAGTATTTGATCAAAACTACCCATACCTCTCTCAAAAAGAATTACTCAGCTTCGAAGAAATTACTCGTCTCACCTCAATTTTTGCCACATTAGGTGTTGAAAAGATTCGCCTCACTGGTGGAGAGCCGCTACTTCGTAAAAACCTAGAGATTCTGATTGAGATGTTAGCCAAGGTTCGCTCTTTAGAAAGCAAACCACTAGATCTCACCTTAACTACGAATGGCAGCATCTTGCGCAAGAAGGCTGCTGCCCTAAAAGCAGCCGGCCTACAAAGATTAACCGTCAGTCTTGATGGTCTAAATGATGACATCTTCAAAAAAATGAATGATGTCGATTTTCCAGTCAGCGATGTATTGGATGGAATTAAAGCCGCACAAGAGGTTGGCTTTAAAAATATCAAAGTGAATATGGTCGTGAAAAAAGGCACTAATGATCATGAGATCGTTGCTATGGCCAAGCACTTTAAAGGTAGCGGTGTCATTCTGCGCTTCATTGAATTCATGGACGTTGGCAGCTCTAACGGCTGGAATATGGAGCAGGTACTTCCCTCTAAAGAAGTGATCGCCAGAATTCATGAGCGCTTCCCGCTAGAACCCATTGAAGCGAATTACACAGGCGAAGTTGCTCAACGCTGGCGCTACGTGGATGGCTCCGGTGAGGTTGGCGTGATCTCTAGCGTGACGCAAACCTTCTGTCACGAATGCACGCGCGCTCGTATTTCCACTGACGGCCAAATGTATCTCTGCTTATTTGCGAACGAAGGGTTTGATTTCAAAACCTTACTACGCTCAGGAAAAAGCGATTTAGAAATTGCTAATGCCATCATGAGTACCTGGGCACAGCGCAATGACCATTACTCTGAGATCCGAGGATCTCAGACAGCAAACTCATCGACTGGCAATCGCAAGGTCGAAATGTCTTACATTGGCGGCTAA